One Danio rerio strain Tuebingen ecotype United States chromosome 22, GRCz12tu, whole genome shotgun sequence genomic window carries:
- the LOC100535941 gene encoding uncharacterized protein isoform X1, which translates to MSDPEPCRIKQEETEELIDVVVKEESEELSEDEEKHVKSENETHTNTEHRCTCTQCGKSFGRKYGLIVHMRIHTEKKPYKCSRCDKRFSKSKHLRAHKKIHTGEKPHHCIDCGKSFRDTFTLQRHAKQFHEMTESMKVHLNVRTKMKGFLCSLCGKSYSCRNSLKIHQMIHTGEKPHKCLHCGKSFSQLHTLKAHESIHTGEKPYTCSQCGKRFRQPSNLYQHKMIHTGEKPYTCTQCGKSFRQSSNLHQHMIVHTADKTHECDQCGKTFSTLSVLRIHLRVHTKEKPYSCSECGKSFTVQSQFTAHQKMHTGVREFVCSECGKTFITAGGLKQHQMIHTGEKPFKCSHCDKSFGRLQKLNIHQRIHTGDKPYTCTQCGKSFSHSPSLHHHLLIHTGEKPHKCDQCGKTFSRLPGLKDHLRLHTNEKPYSCSECGKSFTSRLYLRRHQKVHTGVSE; encoded by the exons atgagtgatccagaaccctgcagaattaaacaggaagagactgaagaactaatag ATGTGGTGGTAAAGGAGGAGAGCGAAGaactgagtgaagatgaggagaaacatgtcaagagtgaaaatgaaactcacacaaacactgaACATAGGtgcacctgcactcagtgtggaaagagttttgggcGAAAATACGGTCTCATagttcacatgaggatccacactgaaaagaaaccttacaagtgttcacgctgcgacaagagattcagtaaGTCGAAACATCTGAGAGCACACAAgaagattcacactggagagaaaccgcatCACTGCATtgattgtgggaagagtttcagggaTACATTTACTCTACAGAGACACGCAAAACAATTTCACG AGATGACTGAATCCATGAAGGTCCACCTCAATGTTCGCACAAAGATGAAGGGTTTTTTATGCTctctgtgtgggaagagttaCAGTTGTCGAAACAGTTTAAAAATCCATCAGATGATCCACACTGGTGAGAAACCTCACAAGTGTTTACACTGCGGCAAATCATTCAGTCAGCTACACACCCTGAAGGCACATGAGAgcattcacactggagagaaaccgtacacatgTTCCCAGTGCGGGAAGAGATTCAGACAACCATCAAACCTTTATCAGCAcaagatgatccacactggagagaagccgtataCATGTActcagtgcgggaagagtttcaggcAATCATCAAACCTTCATCAACACATGATCGTCCACACTGCAGATAAAACACACGAATGTGATCAATGCGGGAAAACATTTTCAACGCTTTCAGTGCTGAGGATCCATCTTAGAGTTCATACAAAGGAGAAACCGTACTCATGctctgagtgtgggaagagttttacagTGCAGTCGCAGTTCACAGCACATCAGAAGATGCACACTGGCgtgagagagtttgtgtgctctgagtgtgggaagacttttattacagcagGAGGATTGAAACAGCAtcagatgatccacactggagagaaacctttcaaGTGTTCGCACTGCGACAAGAGTTTCGGTCGCTTGCAAAAACTGAACAtacaccagaggattcacactggagataaACCGTatacatgtactcagtgtgggaagagtttcagtcaCTCACCAAGCCTTCATCATCACCTgctgatccacaccggagagaaacctcaCAAATGTGATCAATGCGGCAAAACATTTTCGAGGCTTCCAGGACTGAAGGACCATCTTCGACTTCATACAAACGAGAAGCCTTATTCCTgttctgagtgtggaaagagctttacATCGCGGTTGTATTTAAGGAGACATCAGAAGGTCCACACTGGTGTGAGTGAGTAA
- the LOC100535941 gene encoding uncharacterized protein isoform X2, translated as MRIHTEKKPYKCSRCDKRFSKSKHLRAHKKIHTGEKPHHCIDCGKSFRDTFTLQRHAKQFHEMTESMKVHLNVRTKMKGFLCSLCGKSYSCRNSLKIHQMIHTGEKPHKCLHCGKSFSQLHTLKAHESIHTGEKPYTCSQCGKRFRQPSNLYQHKMIHTGEKPYTCTQCGKSFRQSSNLHQHMIVHTADKTHECDQCGKTFSTLSVLRIHLRVHTKEKPYSCSECGKSFTVQSQFTAHQKMHTGVREFVCSECGKTFITAGGLKQHQMIHTGEKPFKCSHCDKSFGRLQKLNIHQRIHTGDKPYTCTQCGKSFSHSPSLHHHLLIHTGEKPHKCDQCGKTFSRLPGLKDHLRLHTNEKPYSCSECGKSFTSRLYLRRHQKVHTGVSE; from the exons atgaggatccacactgaaaagaaaccttacaagtgttcacgctgcgacaagagattcagtaaGTCGAAACATCTGAGAGCACACAAgaagattcacactggagagaaaccgcatCACTGCATtgattgtgggaagagtttcagggaTACATTTACTCTACAGAGACACGCAAAACAATTTCACG AGATGACTGAATCCATGAAGGTCCACCTCAATGTTCGCACAAAGATGAAGGGTTTTTTATGCTctctgtgtgggaagagttaCAGTTGTCGAAACAGTTTAAAAATCCATCAGATGATCCACACTGGTGAGAAACCTCACAAGTGTTTACACTGCGGCAAATCATTCAGTCAGCTACACACCCTGAAGGCACATGAGAgcattcacactggagagaaaccgtacacatgTTCCCAGTGCGGGAAGAGATTCAGACAACCATCAAACCTTTATCAGCAcaagatgatccacactggagagaagccgtataCATGTActcagtgcgggaagagtttcaggcAATCATCAAACCTTCATCAACACATGATCGTCCACACTGCAGATAAAACACACGAATGTGATCAATGCGGGAAAACATTTTCAACGCTTTCAGTGCTGAGGATCCATCTTAGAGTTCATACAAAGGAGAAACCGTACTCATGctctgagtgtgggaagagttttacagTGCAGTCGCAGTTCACAGCACATCAGAAGATGCACACTGGCgtgagagagtttgtgtgctctgagtgtgggaagacttttattacagcagGAGGATTGAAACAGCAtcagatgatccacactggagagaaacctttcaaGTGTTCGCACTGCGACAAGAGTTTCGGTCGCTTGCAAAAACTGAACAtacaccagaggattcacactggagataaACCGTatacatgtactcagtgtgggaagagtttcagtcaCTCACCAAGCCTTCATCATCACCTgctgatccacaccggagagaaacctcaCAAATGTGATCAATGCGGCAAAACATTTTCGAGGCTTCCAGGACTGAAGGACCATCTTCGACTTCATACAAACGAGAAGCCTTATTCCTgttctgagtgtggaaagagctttacATCGCGGTTGTATTTAAGGAGACATCAGAAGGTCCACACTGGTGTGAGTGAGTAA